The genomic DNA CTCCATTAAAAGAAGATGGTACTGGATATATAGAAGTAACTGCTAAAGATAAAAATGAGTATATTAAAGGGGCAACAAAATTTGTATTAGTTGAAAAAAGAATAAGTTTATCTTTTGACAATAGAATAGTTAGAAATTTAGGATCAGTTAATGGGAATGGTAGCCCTTTGCTTCTTTAGAACAAGCAATAGAATTCTTTAATGCAAAAAACCCAAACTTTACACTCTCAACAGATGATGTTGATTTTGATGGAAAACCAACAAAAGAAACTTGTGTGTTAAAAGCAAAAGATTCTTCAACAAAAGTTGTTGGATCAGCCTATTTAACTTATAAATATGATAAGGTAGTTAAAACTTACAAAATTAATTAAAATAATTTTTTTATTAAAAAGCCTATTTTTTTTAAAAATAAGGGTATTTTTTCAAAAAAGTGCCTATTTTTTTTAAAAATAAGGGTATTTTTTAAATTTGTATATATAATAATTTTTAGGTGAAACAAATGAAAACAAATGACATTAAAAATATTTATAATTTGATTTATAAATTAAATAACGAAGAATTTAATCTTATTATCGATATGTTGAAAAATAAAATAGAGGTTTCAGACAAGGAAATTGAGTTATTGATTAGAAGATATACATTAAAAGATTATGATTTATTGAGCATGGATGATAAAGAGAAAACTTATAATTTATGATCAACTGAACTTTATTTGAATGAAATTAAAAAAATAAATATGATCATAAATAATGATAAATTATTACAAGAAATCGGAGGTTTAAAAATCTTATTATATGGACAAACAGGAACTGGTAAAACATCTTTAGTTGAAAATATAATTAACTATAATAATGATATTGAATACGAAAATATTAAATGACACAACTTAGTTTCTCCAAAACTTGGTCAAACACAAATGAATATAATGCAATTAGAAAACGAGCTAAGTAATTTTAAAAAAAAGAAAATAATTTTTTTAGATGAATTAGACTCTTTAATAACAAATCGTAATGAGATGAATGATGTATCAGAATACTCAAGAATAGTTGGAACTTTTATAAAATTTATGGACCTATTAAAACCTAATATAATTTTAATAGCAGCAACAAATTTAATAGATAAAATCGATGCTGCTATTATCAGAAGATTTAATGTAAAAATAGAAGGTAAAGTTATTAACTTTGAAATGTTTTATAACTTTATTGATACAGAATTAACTCTTCAGTTATCAACACATGAAAAAAATCTTTTAAAAGAGGTTTTTCAAGATCATAATTTTACAATATCTGAAGCAAAACAGTTTGTTTCAAATTATAAAATAGATTGTAATTTATCTAGTATAGATAATAATTGAGCATACATATTACATAACTTAAATGGTGTATCAAAAATTAACTTAGAAAAATTATCTAAAAATAAAAAAGAGGAGATAGAAAGGGTAATAAAAAAATATGGGAGTTTACAATATAAATAATGAGAAAGCAATAAATCACAAAAACAAGTCCTCTCCTACAATATATAAATTTAATAAAATAAATAAACAAGTAAAAAAATTAATAGAAAAACTAATTGATGAAGATTTCCCTCACGATATTGATAAAGAAGGTAATAAATTTTTCAAATTTTTATATAAGGGATTACCTCCAAAAACAAGTAGAGTAAAAATGTACAAAAATACTCCTTTAGACAAATTTCACTTAAATCAAAAAGATATTGTTGTAAACTTTAATTTAGATAATAGTATTTCAACAGAAATAATATATAAAGTTTCTAATGAAGATTTTGAATTTTTTAAAACTAAATTAATAAATATTATAGAAGATAATAGACTATTTGAAGAGAGTTTATACAAAGGTGAGTTTAGCAATAAAAAAAAGAATGAAAAGTTTTTGTTAACTTGCTTATCACTTATTGAATCTGTAAAAAAAATAAATGAAAAAGAAAATTTATCAGACTTAGAAACTGCAAAAGTAGTTAAAATTTATAATATGTATGATGATATGAAGCTGGCTTTAAAAAATATAGGTGTAGATTGTGAAGTGGAAATTAATAACACAATTGCCATTACTCCCTATCAGTACTCTTTGATAAAAGAAAAAATGCCTTATATTATTAATAGATCAATTGAAGCAAAAGAGTTGTCAGATAACTTGCTTGATGATCTTGAAATACCTAATAGCTTAAAAATACCCAATAACAAAACTAATAGTGCAATTATTGGTGTTATAGATTCTGGCATGAATCTTGATGGAGATTTTAAAAATTTCATTGACTCTTACAGTAAAATGATTGAACCAAATGGTTCTACAACATATGAACATGGAAATAGAGTTGCCTCATTGATCATTGCACACGATGAACTAAATGATGATAAAGATAATTTAGGTAATTTTAAGATTAGATATTTTGAAGTTTCAAGTAAGAAATCATATTCTAAGGGTATTGCAACAGTTAATATGGATTTCTTAAGTAAGCAATTAAAAAGTATCATTAAAAATAATAAAGATATAAAAGTTTGAAATATATCACTTGGTGCATTAAAAAAACAAGTAAATAATAAATTATTATCATATGAGTCCATAGTTTTAGATAAATTGGCTCAAGAATATGATTGTTTATTTGTTGTGGCTTCAGGAAATTATAGAGTAGATTATGGTTATGATTCTTTGTGTTCTCCGGCTGATTCTTTAAATTGTATTAGTGTAGGATCAGTAACATTGAATGATAAAAATAAAGTTGTACCTTCTGATTTTTCTTCAATAGGAGTTACGCTGCATTGTCGAAAACCTGAAGTATCAGCTTTTGGAGGACCAAAATTAAAAAATGGTTCTAAATTAATGACTGCAGGCTCATTTGATATAATCCAACCTTCAAGAGGAACTTCTTTTAGTGCGCCAAAAGTTTCAAGAATTGCAGGTTATTTAATTAGCAATGGATATTCAACTTTAGAAGTTAAGTCAACACTAATAAATTTAGCAAAAAGTGAAACTCCATCAAATTTAAGCTCATTATTTGGATATATCGAAGATTGCAATAAAGAAGCGACTTCTTTAAAAACAACTTTAGAATTTGAAAGCGGAGTAAAAAATAAATATTTTGATATAAATTTAGATAATGTTGAAAATGTTTCTATAGCATGAGCAAACCATGTAAATAGTTTACCTTCATTAGGAGAAGAATATTCAATTACAAATTTTAATGTTAGTTTAATTAAATATAAAAAAAATTGAAAAAACTTACCCTATGATAAAAGTGGGAAAAATAGTTACACTCCAGAATTTCATGCTTGAGAATTAGAAAAAAATAACTCAATGGCCTGAAAAAAAAGATCTAAATATTTACCAGAATCTAAAAGAAGATTATATGATGGCAAATATTTTACCTCACACAAAAAAGAATATAAACTCTTAAATAACAAAAATATTATAAAATCTCATGAAAAAGTTGATTATAACTATGCAATAAGAATTAACAGACAAGAACTCTTTAATTTAATTAAAAATGATTCAATAAAGCTTGGCATTAGTATAATTTTTTCAGGACCAAATTTCAAAGAAGAGGATTTTATTTTAAATAACGAATCCTTAATAGAAATTAAAAATATTCAATCATTTGTAGAAACTGAGATTGGTTAACTTATTTTAATAATAAAAATCTAATAATATATTAGAATAGACAACCTTAAAGAGACCAATTATTTAAAAAAATTTAAATAATAAGTTTCTATAGAAAGGTTGTTTTTATATGCCAAAAGTAATAGATAAAAAGATAAAATTAATTGCTATTAAAAAGTTTTTAGCTAGAGAAAAAACTTCTAAAATCTCTGAAGAATTAAACTTAAAAAGTGGTTATGTTCAAATAAAACAATGAGTAAAAAGA from Spiroplasma tabanidicola includes the following:
- a CDS encoding S8 family serine peptidase is translated as MGVYNINNEKAINHKNKSSPTIYKFNKINKQVKKLIEKLIDEDFPHDIDKEGNKFFKFLYKGLPPKTSRVKMYKNTPLDKFHLNQKDIVVNFNLDNSISTEIIYKVSNEDFEFFKTKLINIIEDNRLFEESLYKGEFSNKKKNEKFLLTCLSLIESVKKINEKENLSDLETAKVVKIYNMYDDMKLALKNIGVDCEVEINNTIAITPYQYSLIKEKMPYIINRSIEAKELSDNLLDDLEIPNSLKIPNNKTNSAIIGVIDSGMNLDGDFKNFIDSYSKMIEPNGSTTYEHGNRVASLIIAHDELNDDKDNLGNFKIRYFEVSSKKSYSKGIATVNMDFLSKQLKSIIKNNKDIKVWNISLGALKKQVNNKLLSYESIVLDKLAQEYDCLFVVASGNYRVDYGYDSLCSPADSLNCISVGSVTLNDKNKVVPSDFSSIGVTLHCRKPEVSAFGGPKLKNGSKLMTAGSFDIIQPSRGTSFSAPKVSRIAGYLISNGYSTLEVKSTLINLAKSETPSNLSSLFGYIEDCNKEATSLKTTLEFESGVKNKYFDINLDNVENVSIAWANHVNSLPSLGEEYSITNFNVSLIKYKKNWKNLPYDKSGKNSYTPEFHAWELEKNNSMAWKKRSKYLPESKRRLYDGKYFTSHKKEYKLLNNKNIIKSHEKVDYNYAIRINRQELFNLIKNDSIKLGISIIFSGPNFKEEDFILNNESLIEIKNIQSFVETEIG
- a CDS encoding AAA family ATPase codes for the protein MKTNDIKNIYNLIYKLNNEEFNLIIDMLKNKIEVSDKEIELLIRRYTLKDYDLLSMDDKEKTYNLWSTELYLNEIKKINMIINNDKLLQEIGGLKILLYGQTGTGKTSLVENIINYNNDIEYENIKWHNLVSPKLGQTQMNIMQLENELSNFKKKKIIFLDELDSLITNRNEMNDVSEYSRIVGTFIKFMDLLKPNIILIAATNLIDKIDAAIIRRFNVKIEGKVINFEMFYNFIDTELTLQLSTHEKNLLKEVFQDHNFTISEAKQFVSNYKIDCNLSSIDNNWAYILHNLNGVSKINLEKLSKNKKEEIERVIKKYGSLQYK